A window from Cyprinus carpio isolate SPL01 chromosome A11, ASM1834038v1, whole genome shotgun sequence encodes these proteins:
- the LOC109107235 gene encoding metalloproteinase inhibitor 2-like isoform X1: MSVPLSVAVTLGLLFFLSAGLNEQVAEGCKCLQRHPQQVFCESDIVIRAKVIGNVASTLPNLVAFNIKVITKYKPSIKKDIRVIYSTKTSCGAHLENGEYLLSGNIVDGVMVFGLCELVWRWDQLSSVQKGNLSMYQRGCVCEITSCTGASCLTKKPQRKCLIGVKNALSLDYEDALQAVCLPCRDGSCKWQK; the protein is encoded by the exons ATGAGTGTCCCGCTGTCTGTTGCTGTGACTCTAGGGCTGCTGTTCTTCCTGTCTGCGGGACTGAACGAGCAGGTGGCCGAGGGCTGTAAATGTCTTCAGAGACACCCTCAACAGGTGTTCTGTGAGTCTGATATTG TGATTCGAGCGAAGGTCATTGGAAATGTGGCCAGCACTCTCCCCAACTTGGTTGCATTCAATATCAAAGTTATCACG AAGTATAAGCCTTCCATCAAAAAGGATATTCGGGTCATCTACTCAACGAAAACATCATGTGGCGCTCATCTGGAAAACGGCGAGTATCTGCTGTCAG GAAATATTGTGGATGGAGTGATGGTTTTTGGTTTATGTGAGCTTGTGTGGCGTTGGGACCAACTCTCCTCAGTTCAAAAGGGGAACCTCAGCATGTATCAGAGAGGCTGTGTCTGTGAG ATTACATCCTGTACTGGAGCATCCTGTTTGACCAAGAAGCCTCAAAGAAAGTGTCTGATAGGAGTCAAAAATGCACTCAGTCTTGATTATGAAGACGCTCTTCAGGCTGTTTGCCTGCCATGCAGAGACGGCTCCTGCAAAtggcaaaaatga
- the LOC109107235 gene encoding metalloproteinase inhibitor 3-like isoform X4, with protein sequence MSVPLSVAVTLGLLFFLSAGLNEQVAEGCKCLQRHPQQVFCESDIVIRAKVIGNVASTLPNLVAFNIKVITKYKPSIKKDIRVIYSTKTSCGAHLENGEYLLSGNIVDGVMVFGLCELVWRWDQLSSVQKGNLSMYQRGCVCE encoded by the exons ATGAGTGTCCCGCTGTCTGTTGCTGTGACTCTAGGGCTGCTGTTCTTCCTGTCTGCGGGACTGAACGAGCAGGTGGCCGAGGGCTGTAAATGTCTTCAGAGACACCCTCAACAGGTGTTCTGTGAGTCTGATATTG TGATTCGAGCGAAGGTCATTGGAAATGTGGCCAGCACTCTCCCCAACTTGGTTGCATTCAATATCAAAGTTATCACG AAGTATAAGCCTTCCATCAAAAAGGATATTCGGGTCATCTACTCAACGAAAACATCATGTGGCGCTCATCTGGAAAACGGCGAGTATCTGCTGTCAG GAAATATTGTGGATGGAGTGATGGTTTTTGGTTTATGTGAGCTTGTGTGGCGTTGGGACCAACTCTCCTCAGTTCAAAAGGGGAACCTCAGCATGTATCAGAGAGGCTGTGTCTGTGAG tga